The genome window CAGACTGCTTGAGGAACGCACCTCTCTTCCTGTCCACATGTGGGACGAACGACTGACGACGATGGCAGCGGAGCGCATGTTGATCTCCGCTGACGTCAGCCGTCAGAAACGCAAGACGGTAATAGACAAAATGGCGGCCACATTGATCCTGCAAGGATTTTTGGACGCGAAATCGAGGTGACCACAATGAGTGAAGAGATGATTGAGGAGTTTGAAGTGGGCGATGTGATTGCCCTTACGGAAGAAGGTACCGATGAGCCTCGCGACTTCCGGATCATGTACATTTTTGACATTGAAGATCGCAGCTATCTGGTGCTGGTACCAGTGGATCAGGAAGAAGAAGAAGAGTATGAAGTTCACTTCCTGCGCTACGACGGTACAGACATGCTCCAGCCAATCGAAGACGACGAAGAGTGGGAGCAAGTAGAAGCCACTTTCGAAACGCTGATTGCGGATTTGGAGAAAGACGGTATTTAAGAGATTGGGAAGTAGAAAAGAGGGCTTT of Brevibacillus choshinensis contains these proteins:
- a CDS encoding DUF1292 domain-containing protein gives rise to the protein MSEEMIEEFEVGDVIALTEEGTDEPRDFRIMYIFDIEDRSYLVLVPVDQEEEEEYEVHFLRYDGTDMLQPIEDDEEWEQVEATFETLIADLEKDGI